From the Bradyrhizobium ontarionense genome, the window TGCTCCTCCACTGTGACCGTCGACGCGCAACGCTTTTCGTTGCTGCGCCCTGCAGTCCAGGAGTTGCCCCATGTCCGATCCGATGGCCGGTCTGCCGCCACGCTTTCTTAGAACGCCTGAGGCTGCACGCTACCTCGGCCTGTCCGGCCGCACATTGGAAAAGCACCGGACCTATGGCACCGGTCCGACCTATCGCAAGATCGGCGGCCGCGTCGTCTACGCGCTCGATGACCTCAAAACCTGGGCTGACCGTGGCACCAAGACGTCGACGGCCGATCCCGGGCAGGGCACGGTTCTGCCGGCCAAGAAGCATCCCGGTCTCATTCCCTATGCCGGCAAGGAGCGTCGTGCCGCGCGGACGGGGCGCGCTTGAGCATGCGGCATTTGCGCAAATCCGAGCGCGCGCAGCTCGATCTGTTTCGCGCCCTGCCTGGTGATCTGGCGCCGCGTGATGCGCAGGATCTGATGGCCTATCCGTTCTTCTCACTCGCAAAGAGCAAGCGCGTGGTGCCGATCGATTTCCGCGCGGGATCTGTCGCAATCCGCGTCGAGGCAGTCCCCGAGCACGGCATGGCGACCATCTGGGATGCGGACGTTCTGATCTGGGCGGCGTCGCAGATCGTCGAAGCGCGTGACGCCGGACTGAAGACGTCGCGCCTGATGGCAGCCACGCCCTACGAGATTCTGACGTTCGTCGGTCGTGGCACCGGCCTGCGCGACTATGACCGTCTGAAAGCAGGTCTCGACCGTCTGCAGTCGACGACCGTGCTGACCTCGATCCGCCAGCCGACGGAGCGCCGGCGGCATCGCTTCTCCTGGATCAACGAGTGGAAAGAGACGGCAGACGCACACGGAAAGCCGTCCGGTCTGCAGCTGATCCTGCCGGATTGGTTCTATTCGGGCGTGATTGACGATGCGCTCGTGCTGACGATCGACCGCCAATATTTCGCGCTGACGGGCGGTTTGGAGCGCTGGCTTTATCGTCTCGTGCGCAAGCATGGCGGTCACCAGGACGGCGGCTGGAGCTTCGACCTCGGTTATCTCCATGCCAAGTCCGGCAGCCTCTCGCCGCTCAAGCATTTCGCCTACGACCTCCGCGAGATCGTCCGCCGCCAGACATTGCCGGGCTACGAGCTCGTGCTCACGCGCGATCCGGACGGAACCGAGCGGCTGAACTTCGCGGCCGCCGTCACGGACCCCATCGCTCGGCGCTTCGCCAAGCATCATCGCTCGAGCCCTGTGGTGGACAAGCTGTGAATAGTCTCGTGCTATCGGGGACCGGAAGACTCGTGCCATCGGGGACCGGATCCTCATGCTATCGGGGACCAAAATCGGGCTTAAGCCTCTGGCTTGTCGCGCGATTTCGGCCCTCTAACTTACCTAACTGCAAAATCCTTCGGATTTTGTCTAACGGGCTCCGTCTGTGCCGCAGCTATGGGAGCTTGATGCCCTCGCGCTGGTGGCCATCGGGAACGTTTGAGACGCCCCTTGTGGGCCCGTGCCGTGCGCTCAGCGCCATCCAGACCCCGTTCAAGCGAGAGATGATCCGATGAGCGAGCTGACGCGCGTCCAGCTGCTATGGCTGCAAGGGAAGATCGAGAACCGCATCCGCTTCGGCCGAACCGTGCAGGAGCTGCGGCTCGATCACTATCGCCGAGAATTCTCGTTCATACCTGGTAGTGTCTTTGCGTTCGTCCACTGGTCGTCGAACGACTACGGCACCGTGCTGTCGCGGATCGACATTCTGCAGGCCGTGCGGGCCGGCGAGGCATGCGCGACCGTGCCATTCGTCGATCCTGGTGCGGCCATTCTGCTGCAGGCGTTCGGCTGGCCGAAGGTCGAGCGGGTGCTGCAGCACATCGACGCGATCGAGGCGCTCGGCATCGATCCAGTGGACGTCGCACCGGATCACTGGCGGCACGTTCAGAACCGCCTGGCGAGCAACGAGCCGCCGCGTCCGTACACGCCACTGCGGAACCGCGCGTGGCTCCATCGTCGGAGCGTCATGCCATGACAAGGCGGCTCCAGATCCTCGTCGCCATGTTTGCCGGCGCTTCGCTATTGGTCGGAGCTGGGCAGCCCCGACCACGTCCGCTGTTGATCTGGAACGCATCCGAAAGCGTCCCGATAGGGCTCTACACGGTGCAGCCGCTCCGCGAATGGTACGTCACCGAACTCGTCGTCGTCCGCCCGCAGGATGCGCTGGCCGAATGGCTCGCTGACGGCAGATACCTGCCCAAGGGAGTGCCGATGTTGAAGCGTGTTCTCGCTCTTCCCGGCCAGACCGTTTGCCGCCGCGACCATGCAATCGCGGTCGATGACGTCGAGGTCGGTGTCGCGCTGCAGAGCGACAGCCGTGGCCGGCCGCTGCCGGACTGGCACGGCTGTCGGATCATTGGCGATGATCAGCTCTTCCTTATGAATTGGCAGTCGGACAGTTCGCTGGACGGCCGCTATTTTGGTCTGACTGCGAGGTCGGATGTCATCGGACGTGCAGTTCCCCTGTGGACCAGGGAGCCATCATGATACACTCGGCATGCAAATGAACTGTTCGATCTGGAGTGTCGCCGCCGTGGTTCGGAACGCTTGCGCAATGCACCTCGCCTGCGCATTTTGCGCCGGGCGGGCCTGCAAAGCTGGTCGTTACCTGAACGAGAAAATCGCGGAGTTGCGAACCATGGCAGTCATGCAGATGGCGCCGGAATTGCCGCGAGTCGCACGCCTGTTCCGCCTACTCGTTTGTAGCGATTTCTGCATGTACTCTGCTCAGTTTGGGCTCCGACAGGGTACCGAAGACGGACATCTGATTTACAGCGGCCCGGCAAAAAGTCAGTAGGAGCGCCGAGGTCACCACGTGCTAGAAGCAGACTCAACCTTGACTTTGGTGGCGCTGCAGCGTCGTAACCCCACGTTAGGGGATGACGATCCTCAGCCTCGACTTGCGCCCTGAGCCGCAATCGGTTTGCGCGAGGCAACCAAGACATTCACATTCTCGTGCAGCGGCGCCACCGGCGCTCTCGCGGAGCCTTCTGCAATGAGGCTGCACGAATTGCGCACTCGGAAAGCCTGTTTGTTGCAGCGTGATCGCGACCTTATCAACGCATCTATTGCAACAGCTGTATGTTCTCGCCGGCTCGGACTGGGCTACTTCAGAAGCGGGGAAAGGCAATGAAAAGGTTCAGGGAAGAGAAGGAAGAAGTTTTCACACCCTATGCACCTCCGGTGCTGACGCTTCGCGGGCCGCATGCGGCTATCTCATTGGGGTGAAATAAAAAGTTCTCTTCGGTCGATGTTTACACAACCAGGCCCGAGTGAATACGGCAGTCTTGCCGGAGGATCGACAAATCAAGGTTCGTCAATCACTTGCCGGCGTTTCGGCGCGTTTACGAACGGAATTGCTGGTCTCGCTCTCGATGCATGGAGAGTTTGCCTCGGTTTAGCGCCCCCAAAACTGTCGGCTCTAGCGATCTGCAGTGAAGTTCGCAGATCGCTTCCTGAGTGCTGCAGATCGATCGCGATGCGCGCAGGGGGTTCGCGGGCCGGCAATCCCGCTTGCGCGATCCGGCAGCCGCTGCAGGCCCGAGAGGCAACGTCCAATTTGTCTTCCCGGCTCTCGGTCAATCCCGCTCGTGCCCGCGGTAGCGGAGCTTGATCCTGACGCCAGACATGCCGGCCGGCTGATCCAACGTGCGCAGGACCTGGCCGAGGCGGGAGCCGAGTTGAGCGGCGCTGTGGTGCTGGGTTGGCTGACCTGCTGCCAAAGCTGTCGGCGGCGATGGTTGAGCGATCGGCGAGTGAGCCCGGGCTCGCCCTCCTGGGAGGTCTGCGTGAGAACGGCCGCTGGTGGTGGCGTGCATGTGATCAAGGCTCCTGCCGAGATCAAAGCCCAGCGCCTTGGCCTCGGCTTGCCAATGGCCGATGAGTTCGCTGAGCTTGGCGTCCTGCTTGGGGCGGCGCGTGCGTAGGGTCGCCAGCTCCATGCCCTTTGGCGTGCTGTAGCCATGGGCCTTCGCGGCTTCCTCGATCGCCTGCCGCCGCTTGGAGAAGGTACGCTCGACATGGCGCGGGATGGCCGCCACGCGGAACGTGTCCTTCTGCCGCTCCAGCCGGATGCCTTGCCGTTCGAGCTCTGAAGCCATGGCTTGGCGGTAGGTTGCGCCGGCCTGCTTCTGGGCCTTGTAGAGCTCGCGGCTGACGATGGCGCCCCAACTGCCGTCGCGGCGCGGGGCGAGGTTGAAAATGAATGTGTGGGTGTGCAGCTGCGGGTCGGATTCGCGGCTAGTGTGGTGATCGAACTGCGCCATCAGCAGCCCCGCGGTTCGCTCTCGTATGGCTCCAGCCCGGCCACGCCTGGCCCAGCCGGCGGTGGCTTCCAGCTGAGCGGATGCCGCCAGCACGGCCGACCGATGAGCCTGCGCGATCATCTGGCGCTCGGGAGCCTCGGAGAGCGCCCAGAGCACCGAGACCGATTTGGGGGCGCTGAAGGTCATGTCCCAGCCGGCCGCGTGCTCGCGGCCGCGGCCGCCGAGCTGCGCCAGCCGCTCGCCGGTCTTGGGATCGATCCCCCGCAGCGCGGTGTCGAACTCTGTCTGTGTGACCGGCCCGTCGAGGCTGAGCCGTTCGGCCGCTTTGCCGGTCCAGCGGCCGGGTGGCTCGCCATCACGGCTGTAATAGTCGTCGCGCTGCAGATGGCTGTAGTAGCGGGAGGCTGAAGCGGCGTTTCCGCGGGCAGAGATCGACGCCACCATGGCTTACTCCCGCCGCTTGAGGATTTGTGCCGCCAAGTCCTTCGTGAGGCGGGCAGGTGCCGGCGTTGGATCTGGATCAGCTTCATCATTGGCTGCTTCCGATAGCCTCACTCTAGAGAACGGGCGGGTCCAATCCGCGGGCATGATCGGCTCCCGCAGTTGTCGCAGCTTGAGATAGGGCAGCTCCAACTCGTAGACGTCCTCGCCAAGTCCGATGAACAGGATCCGCACGCCGTCCTTGGTGGGGCCGAGACGCGAGCCAAGCTCGGATGCCGTGATCACCCGGCGCATCTCGCGCTGGGTGCTCTCGGTGACGCTGGTCTTGCCGCCGGCGTGGGTTGAGCTCTTCGTGCGGCGCTCGACCTCCTGCTCACCGATGAGGCGGCTGATGTCCTCCGCCGCTTCGCTGGCATTGATCCGGGTAATGATCTTGGTGCCGGTCATGCCGAACCAGGACTTCGCTTGGTCCTGACCGTAGACGGCGCGGATCTGAGCGGTGTCCTGGGCGCCGATGACGACGGCAACACCCTTGGAGCGGCCGAGCTCGAGGAAGGTTGGAAACTGCTTGATCGGCGGCAGCTGCGGGAATTCATCGAGGAACAGCCAAACCCGCCGTTCGCGGCTTTCGGCCAGGGTGGGACTTCCAACGGCTGATGCCAGCAGGCCGAGCATGCTGCCGATCCAGATCCGCGATAGCTCGGGATACCCGGGGTCGTGTTGTAGGATCAATGGACGAAACGGCGTTGGGTGATGCAGCCAGTTGCGGATCGAAAACCGCCCGGCCGTTGGGTCGGACCATGCTTCTGCCAGGACCGAGACAATCTGCATGTGGGTCTGGAAGGTGGTCAGGATGCTGAGCGTGGTCTTGCTTTCCGGCTGGTCGAGCAGTCGCAGCGCATTGGGATTGTGATCCTTGGCGTACGCTGCGAGCTTGCCCACATCAGCGGTCACGACTCGTTGCAGATCAGCCCACCCCCACTCTTTGCCCCTGGTCGCCTGGAGATAGACGATACAAGCGACGAAGATCTCCTGTGCAGCCTGCGACCACATCGGATCGGAACTTGGCGGAATGAAGCGGGCGGCGAGCTCGCGGGCGTCTTGCTTGATGCTGCAGTCGGCTGCGACGTCCCAGACCAGCGACCTTCGGTCGTGGGGGGCGACGAGGAGGGGGTCTCCATCAGCGGGAAGCCCGCCCATCATGTCGCCCTTGGTGTCGAGCACGAGGAGGCCATCCCCGCGCGAAAGGGCTTCACTGATCAGGTGCAGCATGGTCTGGGTCTTGCCGCCGCCGACGCTGCCCACGATCAGGAAGTGCCGCGCCTCCCGCTCTCGCCCCAGCGGAATGGATGGCACCAGTGCAACGCCCTTGCCGTGGACCTGGCACTCGGCGGCTGCGGCCTTGCCAAAGGCCCTCAGGCCGCCGCTGCCGGCTTGCAGTCGTGCGCCGCGAAGGACCTCAAGCGAGACTGAATCCAGCCGAAGGCTGAGTGCAAAGCCGAACAGCGCCACCAGCCCCGCAAGACTGGTACCGATGACGCTCCAGAAACGAAACTCGAAGCCGGTCAAAGCTTGATATCGCGTGAGCCAGTCTCGGCAAGCCTGCCAATATGCCTCGCCGGAGCTGTCTCCCAGCCAGGCCAGGCCACGCCCTCTGATGCAGATTTGGATGTCTGCTGGCTTGAATTCAGCGCTGTGGCTGTCTGCCAGCGTGGCGCTTGGCGGCCAGACCTCAAACCCGAGATACGATATGGTCGCCCCAATCGCAAAGCAGCCCATCGCAGCGAGGAAGCTGATGATCCGTAAACGCCGGGTCATGCTGCCCTCCCGGAGCTTTCGCCGCTCAGGGCTTTCAATAGAGCCTCAAACATCGCAAGCAGGTCACGCGCAGCCTTGTCGACCGACTGGATCCGGGCGTGCGTCTCTAGAGCTTGCTGTTCGAGAGCGACGATTTGCCGCTCGATCCGCATCAAGCGACCGGCGAGCGCCTTGTTGTCGCCGCCAGCAAGCCCGGTGCGGATCAGGTCGCGGGCGACGCCGCTGATGTTGGCTGAAAGCCTGTGAGCGCGTGCACGAATCCGTTCTATCTCGCTCGCTGCGAGACGGATCGAGATTGGTCTTGTCTTGACTATCATGAGAATGCCTCAATAGAGTTGCCGAGGCGATCGATCACGAACCCAACCAGAGGCGCCGCTTGATACCGGCCGTTATCCTGCAACGTACTAGCAGCATGCTCATGCTATGACGGTTTGAAGCAAAGAGCGGCAGAGCTCACCGGCCGAAGGTCTGAATCAGCGAGCAACATCGATCGGGTTCGGTTGTCGCCCCGGACGGGATGTCGTTCAAGCAATACGTTATTTCTGTATCGCAGGGCTGAGGATCGTACGATCGGCGGGAAACACTCGGGTTCGCAAGAACTACGTCGTTTCCGCGCCAATCTCGCATCGCGTATGCTGATGCTCTCTGCTGTACGATAGCGATGCTCTTGCATTCACCATCAAATGATCAGAATCGCGGCGACGGCCAATGCTGCCAATCAGAACGCGCCCACATGAACAATACGTGGGAGCGCCGAGCCGCAGATGCTCGGCTTCGATGCCGGAGGGAAGTCCTGCCGCCAAGTTGTCGCGATAGCTCGAATGACAAATGCAGAGAGCGCAAGAGAGCCGAGGCCCGCGTCCAGCTTTTCCCACGACATCGATCATTTGGTCGGTTGAAATCCAAGCGAGAGGTTCTCGGAAGCCTCGTCGGCGAACAATTCTCGCACGTCCCGGATCGCCGAAAGTCGCTCATATCCATTGACGCAACGAATCTGCCGTGATTCGATTCTTGGCACTGGCCGAGACAGGCCAGGCAAGCGGCCCGCACAGGTGCTGGTAACACCTGCACGAGCCTAACCCTCAACATGGAGTAGACCATGTCTCAGGCTGATTCTGCCTATACCACAAGTTGTTTAATCTTTCCTGGCGGCCCGGCCGTTCGGCGGCGGCAGTTCGTCACCGCCGCGGGCGCCGCCATCCTGACCAGGGTCATCACCGCCTCACGGGCCGAAGGCGTTCTTGTTTCAAATGCGCCCGACCCGATCCTCGAAGCCATCGAGGGTCACCGTCGGGCCTTCGAGGAACTGGGGCGCTTGCTCGCCGAGCAGGACGCCACTGAGCGCGAGCTGCGGAGTGCGCCCAGTGGCCGCCGGGCCGAGCTGGAGGCCAAATTGGCGAGCCTCTGCGAGGCCGAAGGAGCTCTCGGTCGTGCTGAGATGAAGGCCTCGCGCCGGCTCGCGATCACCGTGCCGGAAAGCCTGAAAGGAGCGGCCGCAGCACTACAGTATGTGCGCCAGTGCTACGAAGTTGGTCAGTATCCCCTTTACGAGGAGGATGGCTACCGGCTCCTGCTGCTCTCGACTGAACGCGCGATTTGTGCGGCCACGGGACTCACCACTCCGTGTCGTGCTGTGGATTTGCGATAACGCGTTGCGCGCTTTCCGATGAGTGAGATGTGGAAACGAAGTCTTGGTTAAACCAATCGAGACACCGCTGAACGAAACGGCGGGGCGGATATCGCGTAAGCCCCCGGTGAGGGCCGCCTTGCGCCAAAGCTAGCGCTTGGAGAAGCCATAGGACTAGTCCTGGAGCTAGTCCTATGACCAAAGCGGAAGTGGAAGTGATCACGTCGGAGCAGCGCCGGCGGCATTGGTCACGGGCGGATAAGGAGCGCGTCGTCGCTGCGGCGCTGCAGCCGGGAGCGACGATCCTTGGAGTGGCGCGGGCGTTCGGTGTGCATTCCAGCCAGGTGTTTCGCTGGCGCCAGCAGCTGTGCGGAAAGGAGGCTGCCGCGCCCGGCTTCGCCGCCGTGA encodes:
- the tnpA gene encoding IS66-like element accessory protein TnpA; amino-acid sequence: MTKAEVEVITSEQRRRHWSRADKERVVAAALQPGATILGVARAFGVHSSQVFRWRQQLCGKEAAAPGFAAVTIVADPHAAAAPTQGLIEVELGADTKIRISGAADAATVTAVIAALRAGSR
- the mobF gene encoding MobF family relaxase gives rise to the protein MVASISARGNAASASRYYSHLQRDDYYSRDGEPPGRWTGKAAERLSLDGPVTQTEFDTALRGIDPKTGERLAQLGGRGREHAAGWDMTFSAPKSVSVLWALSEAPERQMIAQAHRSAVLAASAQLEATAGWARRGRAGAIRERTAGLLMAQFDHHTSRESDPQLHTHTFIFNLAPRRDGSWGAIVSRELYKAQKQAGATYRQAMASELERQGIRLERQKDTFRVAAIPRHVERTFSKRRQAIEEAAKAHGYSTPKGMELATLRTRRPKQDAKLSELIGHWQAEAKALGFDLGRSLDHMHATTSGRSHADLPGGRARAHSPIAQPSPPTALAAGQPTQHHSAAQLGSRLGQVLRTLDQPAGMSGVRIKLRYRGHERD
- a CDS encoding type IV secretion system DNA-binding domain-containing protein produces the protein MTRRLRIISFLAAMGCFAIGATISYLGFEVWPPSATLADSHSAEFKPADIQICIRGRGLAWLGDSSGEAYWQACRDWLTRYQALTGFEFRFWSVIGTSLAGLVALFGFALSLRLDSVSLEVLRGARLQAGSGGLRAFGKAAAAECQVHGKGVALVPSIPLGREREARHFLIVGSVGGGKTQTMLHLISEALSRGDGLLVLDTKGDMMGGLPADGDPLLVAPHDRRSLVWDVAADCSIKQDARELAARFIPPSSDPMWSQAAQEIFVACIVYLQATRGKEWGWADLQRVVTADVGKLAAYAKDHNPNALRLLDQPESKTTLSILTTFQTHMQIVSVLAEAWSDPTAGRFSIRNWLHHPTPFRPLILQHDPGYPELSRIWIGSMLGLLASAVGSPTLAESRERRVWLFLDEFPQLPPIKQFPTFLELGRSKGVAVVIGAQDTAQIRAVYGQDQAKSWFGMTGTKIITRINASEAAEDISRLIGEQEVERRTKSSTHAGGKTSVTESTQREMRRVITASELGSRLGPTKDGVRILFIGLGEDVYELELPYLKLRQLREPIMPADWTRPFSRVRLSEAANDEADPDPTPAPARLTKDLAAQILKRRE
- a CDS encoding replication initiator protein A, whose translation is MRHLRKSERAQLDLFRALPGDLAPRDAQDLMAYPFFSLAKSKRVVPIDFRAGSVAIRVEAVPEHGMATIWDADVLIWAASQIVEARDAGLKTSRLMAATPYEILTFVGRGTGLRDYDRLKAGLDRLQSTTVLTSIRQPTERRRHRFSWINEWKETADAHGKPSGLQLILPDWFYSGVIDDALVLTIDRQYFALTGGLERWLYRLVRKHGGHQDGGWSFDLGYLHAKSGSLSPLKHFAYDLREIVRRQTLPGYELVLTRDPDGTERLNFAAAVTDPIARRFAKHHRSSPVVDKL
- a CDS encoding DUF2840 domain-containing protein, with product MSELTRVQLLWLQGKIENRIRFGRTVQELRLDHYRREFSFIPGSVFAFVHWSSNDYGTVLSRIDILQAVRAGEACATVPFVDPGAAILLQAFGWPKVERVLQHIDAIEALGIDPVDVAPDHWRHVQNRLASNEPPRPYTPLRNRAWLHRRSVMP
- a CDS encoding S26 family signal peptidase produces the protein MTRRLQILVAMFAGASLLVGAGQPRPRPLLIWNASESVPIGLYTVQPLREWYVTELVVVRPQDALAEWLADGRYLPKGVPMLKRVLALPGQTVCRRDHAIAVDDVEVGVALQSDSRGRPLPDWHGCRIIGDDQLFLMNWQSDSSLDGRYFGLTARSDVIGRAVPLWTREPS
- a CDS encoding helix-turn-helix transcriptional regulator codes for the protein MSDPMAGLPPRFLRTPEAARYLGLSGRTLEKHRTYGTGPTYRKIGGRVVYALDDLKTWADRGTKTSTADPGQGTVLPAKKHPGLIPYAGKERRAARTGRA